In Danaus plexippus chromosome 9 unlocalized genomic scaffold, MEX_DaPlex mxdp_26, whole genome shotgun sequence, the following proteins share a genomic window:
- the LOC133320149 gene encoding uncharacterized protein LOC133320149, with protein sequence MFQTCKGVLVVLSFLIIAARCGLEIIPERTKVIYVNQKYFYNLSLEVKKYSRTSPYYYNLDMTTKQPWTNNVTLHISFNEYVQNEYRSSFIELHRKFCDLMKFDKFIGNMIKYFGIDCPLPAGTLRLINFTIILDKLPNVFPFRKCRVDCAVTSTATNESMAVLYTLATLRNSKRTG encoded by the exons atgtttcaaacATGTAAAGGTGTACTCGTGGTATTGTCTTTTCTTATAATTGCTGCACGTTGT GGATTGGAAATAATACCAGAGCGGACGAAGGTTATTTATGTCaatcaaaaatacttttataatttaagccTTGAGGTAAAGAAATATAGCAGAACCAGCCCATACTACTATAACTTAGATATGACGACCAAACAACCATGGACTAACAACGTAACG TTGCATATCAGTTTTAATGAGTACGTCCAGAACGAGTATCGTAGTTCATTTATTGAGTTGCATCGAAAGTTCTGTGACTTAATGAAATTCGACAAATTCATTGGAAATATGATCAAATATTTCGGAATAGATTGCCCGTTGCCAGCT gGTACGCTGAGATTGATCAACTTTACAATAATCCTAGACAAGCTTCCAAACGTGTTTCCATTCAGAAAGTGTCGCGTTGACTGTGCAGTAACAAGCACAGCAACAAATGAATCCATGGCTGTGTTGTATACTTTAGCAACGTTAAGGAACTCTAAACGTACTGGATGA
- the LOC116767576 gene encoding uncharacterized protein LOC116767576, whose protein sequence is MAVINTLQAFVQTALALSFIFIAAFSGLEVIPERAKLEYVNEKYFYNLSVNVKRYSRSSSYYFNIEMTTKHVWTNNVTLHLIFNEYLHNEYQSSFIQLHHRFCDIIKYDKFIGTMVKQVGLECPMPAGTLQLMNFTLSLDKFPNVFPFQKCRVDAEVTITATNESMAAMCFYVSFKDTKRT, encoded by the exons ATGGCAGTTATAAATACGCTTCAAGCCTTTGTACAAACCGCTCTGGCGCTTTCATTCATTTTCATTGCAGCATtcagt ggGTTGGAAGTAATACCAGAGCGGGCTAAGTTGGAGTacgtaaatgaaaaatatttttataatttaagcgTGAACGTAAAACGCTATAGCAGAAGCAGTTCTTACTACTTCAACATTGAAATGACGACTAAACATGTATGGACAAACAACGTTACG ttgcatttaatttttaatgagtaTCTTCACAACGAGTATCAAAGTTCCTTTATTCAACTACACCACCGGTTctgtgatataataaaatatgacaaatttATTGGAACTATGGTCAAACAAGTCGGCTTAGAATGCCCCATGCCAGCT gGTACACTGCAATTGATGAACTTCACATTGAGCCTGGATAAATTTCCAAATGTGTTTCCATTTCAAAAATGTCGCGTTGATGCTGAAGTAACAATCACTGCTACAAATGAATCAATGGCCGCAATGTGCTTTTATGTTTCATTCAAAGATACAAAACGaacttga
- the LOC116767802 gene encoding germinal-center associated nuclear protein isoform X2 translates to MSLLVNFNCVYCLQKLSFGLELLHFYIFLQLIMDSRNLNKDGETCIHGTCLDMCPPQEMNLRKREKLVHKLEVTTEGYKLVKCYSRSAADSNMAVPSQLRPFPTLMATTQYLLLNVSKRKDVKMSVIYNFLDDRLRSVRQDMTIQRLQPEECVKLLEPMIRFYCYYSYRLCEYPLREFDPVLNKKYLLECMKWFLACCDALEKTDLESMTDILKDLNLSKDNILSCDRTLVESLYVLCNLSDIHPLYRYLSLPNHLKRSKLKLAYEIAVANMLGNYVRVWRLAEQLCPLTFAALCLYLPTMQKCVYKLNLDSNISSFFYLWVIFKLSPYKKD, encoded by the exons ATGTCACttcttgtaaattttaattgtgtttaCTGTTTACAAAAACTCAGTTTTGGATTAGAACTTctacacttttatatttttctccaGTTAATTATGGACAGTAGGAACTTAAACAAGGACGGTGAAACGTGTATTCACGGAACATGTTTAGATATGTGCCCACCACAGGAGATGAACTT GAGAAAAAGGGAGAAATTGGTTCATAAATTAGAAGTTACAACGGAAGGTTACAAATTAGTTAAATGCTATAGTCGCTCAGCGGCAGATTCGAACATGGCTGTACCCAGCCAACTTCGACCCTTCCCCACACTTATGGCAACAAcacaatatttgttattaaa tgtttCAAAAAGGAAAGATGTCAAAATGTCAGTCATATACAATTTCTTGGATGACCGTCTCAGATCTGTGAGGCAGGATATGACGATACAAAGGTTGCAGCCAGAGGAGTGCGTCAAACTTCTGGAACCCATGATTAGGTTCTATTGCTACTACAGCTACAG attgTGTGAATATCCCTTAAGAGAATTTGATCCTGTTCTCAATAAGAAGTATTTACTTGAATGTATGAAATGGTTCCTAGCATGCTGTGATGCTTTGGAAAAAACAGATTTAGAATCTATGACGGACATTTTGAAGGATTTAAATCTTAGTAAAGACAATATATTGTCATGTGATAGAACTTTAGTTGAGAGTCTTTATGTGCTATGCAACCTGTCCGATATCCATCCACTATATCGTTATTTGTCACTACCGAATCATTTGAAAAG ATCAAAACTAAAATTGGCTTATGAAATAGCTGTGGCCAATATGCTCGGGAATTATGTGAGAGTTTGGAGACTAGCGGAGCAACTGTGTCCGCTCACATTCGCCGCTCTATGTTTATACCTCCCAACAATGCAGAAGTGTGTTTACAAGCTTAATCTTGACTCTAATATAAGCAGTTTCTTCTATTTATGGGTTATTTTCAAGCTGAGtccatataaaaaagattag
- the LOC116767802 gene encoding germinal-center associated nuclear protein isoform X1, protein MSLLVNFNCVYCLQKLSFGLELLHFYIFLQLIMDSRNLNKDGETCIHGTCLDMCPPQEMNLRKREKLVHKLEVTTEGYKLVKCYSRSAADSNMAVPSQLRPFPTLMATTQYLLLNVSKRKDVKMSVIYNFLDDRLRSVRQDMTIQRLQPEECVKLLEPMIRFYCYYSYRLCEYPLREFDPVLNKKYLLECMKWFLACCDALEKTDLESMTDILKDLNLSKDNILSCDRTLVESLYVLCNLSDIHPLYRYLSLPNHLKRSKLKLAYEIAVANMLGNYVRVWRLAEQLCPLTFAALCLYLPTMQKRGLRVISSAYNSKRLNVPTKVIQQWLGFNSEEEVRVMCAYYGQTATDVVCFNNALFKSDAEVPQPKQHHMARISRLALGDVMFYTI, encoded by the exons ATGTCACttcttgtaaattttaattgtgtttaCTGTTTACAAAAACTCAGTTTTGGATTAGAACTTctacacttttatatttttctccaGTTAATTATGGACAGTAGGAACTTAAACAAGGACGGTGAAACGTGTATTCACGGAACATGTTTAGATATGTGCCCACCACAGGAGATGAACTT GAGAAAAAGGGAGAAATTGGTTCATAAATTAGAAGTTACAACGGAAGGTTACAAATTAGTTAAATGCTATAGTCGCTCAGCGGCAGATTCGAACATGGCTGTACCCAGCCAACTTCGACCCTTCCCCACACTTATGGCAACAAcacaatatttgttattaaa tgtttCAAAAAGGAAAGATGTCAAAATGTCAGTCATATACAATTTCTTGGATGACCGTCTCAGATCTGTGAGGCAGGATATGACGATACAAAGGTTGCAGCCAGAGGAGTGCGTCAAACTTCTGGAACCCATGATTAGGTTCTATTGCTACTACAGCTACAG attgTGTGAATATCCCTTAAGAGAATTTGATCCTGTTCTCAATAAGAAGTATTTACTTGAATGTATGAAATGGTTCCTAGCATGCTGTGATGCTTTGGAAAAAACAGATTTAGAATCTATGACGGACATTTTGAAGGATTTAAATCTTAGTAAAGACAATATATTGTCATGTGATAGAACTTTAGTTGAGAGTCTTTATGTGCTATGCAACCTGTCCGATATCCATCCACTATATCGTTATTTGTCACTACCGAATCATTTGAAAAG ATCAAAACTAAAATTGGCTTATGAAATAGCTGTGGCCAATATGCTCGGGAATTATGTGAGAGTTTGGAGACTAGCGGAGCAACTGTGTCCGCTCACATTCGCCGCTCTATGTTTATACCTCCCAACAATGCAGAA ACGAGGGCTACGAGTCATCAGTAGTGCATACAACAGTAAGCGGCTGAATGTGCCCACCAAGGTTATTCAACAATGGCTCGGCTTCAACTCTGAGGAGGAAGTCAGGGTTATGTGCGCTTACTATGGACAGACGGCCACTGATGTTGTCTGCTTCAATAATGCTCTGTTCAAATCTGATGCTGAGGTG CCACAGCCGAAGCAACACCACATGGCGCGGATCTCAAGATTGGCACTAGGTGACGTCATGTTCTACACGATTTAA
- the LOC116767802 gene encoding SAC3 domain-containing protein 1 isoform X3 encodes MAVPSQLRPFPTLMATTQYLLLNVSKRKDVKMSVIYNFLDDRLRSVRQDMTIQRLQPEECVKLLEPMIRFYCYYSYRLCEYPLREFDPVLNKKYLLECMKWFLACCDALEKTDLESMTDILKDLNLSKDNILSCDRTLVESLYVLCNLSDIHPLYRYLSLPNHLKRSKLKLAYEIAVANMLGNYVRVWRLAEQLCPLTFAALCLYLPTMQKRGLRVISSAYNSKRLNVPTKVIQQWLGFNSEEEVRVMCAYYGQTATDVVCFNNALFKSDAEVPQPKQHHMARISRLALGDVMFYTI; translated from the exons ATGGCTGTACCCAGCCAACTTCGACCCTTCCCCACACTTATGGCAACAAcacaatatttgttattaaa tgtttCAAAAAGGAAAGATGTCAAAATGTCAGTCATATACAATTTCTTGGATGACCGTCTCAGATCTGTGAGGCAGGATATGACGATACAAAGGTTGCAGCCAGAGGAGTGCGTCAAACTTCTGGAACCCATGATTAGGTTCTATTGCTACTACAGCTACAG attgTGTGAATATCCCTTAAGAGAATTTGATCCTGTTCTCAATAAGAAGTATTTACTTGAATGTATGAAATGGTTCCTAGCATGCTGTGATGCTTTGGAAAAAACAGATTTAGAATCTATGACGGACATTTTGAAGGATTTAAATCTTAGTAAAGACAATATATTGTCATGTGATAGAACTTTAGTTGAGAGTCTTTATGTGCTATGCAACCTGTCCGATATCCATCCACTATATCGTTATTTGTCACTACCGAATCATTTGAAAAG ATCAAAACTAAAATTGGCTTATGAAATAGCTGTGGCCAATATGCTCGGGAATTATGTGAGAGTTTGGAGACTAGCGGAGCAACTGTGTCCGCTCACATTCGCCGCTCTATGTTTATACCTCCCAACAATGCAGAA ACGAGGGCTACGAGTCATCAGTAGTGCATACAACAGTAAGCGGCTGAATGTGCCCACCAAGGTTATTCAACAATGGCTCGGCTTCAACTCTGAGGAGGAAGTCAGGGTTATGTGCGCTTACTATGGACAGACGGCCACTGATGTTGTCTGCTTCAATAATGCTCTGTTCAAATCTGATGCTGAGGTG CCACAGCCGAAGCAACACCACATGGCGCGGATCTCAAGATTGGCACTAGGTGACGTCATGTTCTACACGATTTAA
- the LOC116767801 gene encoding transmembrane GTPase Marf, whose protein sequence is MAAFVNRTISMMAGDGPHNVVMNNGTVRVNMSNVDSPLQIFVRAKKKINDIFVEIDDYVKDAVIFMHAVSGDNGIATPQDVTNVESYVCKVQAIREVLKRDHMKVAFFGRTSNGKSTVINAMLHDKILPSGIGHTTNCFLQVEGSDTDEAFMRTEGSEEKLNVQSVSQLGHALCASRLQECSLVHVHWPRELCALLRDDVVLVDSPGVDVTPNLDEWIDKYCLDADVFVLVANAESTLMVTEKNFFHKVSTKISQPNIFILNNRWDASASEPEYLEQVRSQHATRCVDFLSRELRVCSPKEAEERIFFISAKEALLTRMREREKPVSSPILAEGHQVRYFEFVDFERKFEECISQSAVRTKFAQHSRRGKNIAGDVMAQLEQVYGTATAQKAAKVEKQRILQEQLSSVEEQLTAITRQMKEKIGRMVESVEHKVSLTLSQEIRRLSALVDEYEAPFRTERSALEQYKRSLHRHVEAGLGSRLKKRLSADIGHEMDTAQKDMAERMYSILPAHKRAAAASCIIPHQQPFEVLYRLNCDNLCADFNEDLTFRFSYGITALIQRFQGRNTNKIALKNPPMHTQIPPTVGPPAPSMEVSRVSNGGSMGPLSAEEWGMVSKFALGALTSQGTMGGLLLSGLLLKTVGWRVVALTGVIYGALYAYERLTWTTSAQQRLFKRQYVSHATRKLRLIVDLTSANCSHQVQQELSTMFARLCRLVDEATTEMDEELKEVKEAIKMLEDASTSAKKLRNKANYLSHELDLFEDAFLKH, encoded by the exons ATGGCTGCATTTGTTAATCGTACAATATCCATGATGGCTGGTGATGGGCCCCACAATGTCGTCATGAACAATGGGACTGTGCGTGTCAACATGTCCAACGTGGACTCACCGCTGCAGATATTTGTGAGGGCCAAGAAGAAGATCAATGACATATTTGTTGAGATTGACGATTATGTTAAAGATGCCGTTATTTTTATGCACG CTGTATCAGGAGATAATGGTATTGCAACACCTCAGGATGTTACCAATGTGGAGtcatatgtatgtaaagtGCAGGCTATTAGGGAGGTTCTCAAACGAGATCACATGAAAGTTGCATTCTTCGGcag AACAAGCAATGGAAAGAGCACAGTGATTAATGCGATGTTGCACGACAAGATCCTACCCAGTGGTATCGGCCATACCACCAATTGCTTCCTGCAGGTGGAAGGCTCAGACACGGACGAGGCCTTCATGAGGACTGAGGGCTCCGAGGAGAAATTGAACGTTCAg TCAGTGAGTCAGCTGGGGCATGCTCTGTGTGCTTCCCGTCTCCAGGAGTGTTCGCTGGTTCACGTCCATTGGCCTCGTGAGCTGTGCGCCCTGCTGAGGGATGACGTTGTTCTCGTGGACTCGCCCGGAGTGGATGTCACTCCCAACTTGGATGAGTGGATCGACAAGTACTGTCTTGATGCTGATGTCTTCGTGCTGGTCGCTAACGCTGAGTCCACACTGATGGTCACT GAGAAGAATTTCTTCCACAAAGTGTCTACGAAAATATCGCAacctaatattttcatattaaacaatCGATGGGACGCCTCGGCCTCGGAGCCGGAATATTTGGAACAG GTCCGCAGTCAGCACGCAACCCGTTGCGTGGACTTCCTGTCTCGCGAGCTACGTGTGTGCTCCCCCAAGGAGGCTGAGGAACGTATCTTCTTCATCTCAGCCAAGGAGGCGCTCCTCACACGGATGAGGGAAAGGGAGAAGCCCGTGTCCT CTCCTATCCTGGCGGAGGGTCACCAGGTCCGCTACTTCGAGTTCGTGGACTTCGAACGCAAATTCGAGGAATGCATTAGTCAGTCGGCCGTCCGCACAAAATTCGCCCAGCACAGCAGGCGAGGGAAAAACATTGCCGGTGACGTCATGGCACAACTAGAACAG GTCTATGGCACCGCTACGGCCCAAAAGGCGGCCAAAGTTGAGAAGCAGCGTATACTCCAGGAACAGTTGTCCTCGGTCGAGGAGCAGCTCACGGCCATCACCAGGCAGATGAAGGAGAAGATTGGACGCATGGTGGAGAGTGTTGAACATAAG GTTTCACTGACCCTGAGCCAGGAGATCCGTCGTCTGTCGGCGCTGGTGGACGAGTACGAAGCGCCGTTCCGGACGGAGCGCTCCGCCCTGGAGCAGTACAAGCGCTCTCTCCACAGACACGTGGAGGCCGGCCTTGGCTCCCGACTCAAGAAGCGACTGTCCGCAGACATCGGCCACGAGATGGACACCGCGCAGAAAGATATGGCGG AGCGCATGTACAGCATCCTGCCGGCCCACAAGCGCGCGGCGGCCGCGTCGTGTATAATCCCTCACCAGCAGCCCTTCGAGGTCCTGTACCGTCTGAACTGCGACAACCTGTGCGCCGACTTCAACGAGGACCTCACGTTCCGCTTCTCGTACGGCATCACTGCCCTCATCCAGAGGTTCCAGGGCAGGAACACTAACAAGATCGCCCTGAAGAATCCGCCCATGCACACGCAG ATCCCGCCGACTGTGGGTCCTCCCGCGCCGTCTATGGAGGTGTCTCGTGTGAGCAACGGCGGTTCCATGGGCCCTCTGTCGGCCGAGGAGTGGGGCATGGTGTCGAAGTTCGCCCTCGGAGCTCTCACGTCACAGGGGACTATGGGCGGGTTGCTGTTGTCCGGACTT CTGTTAAAGACGGTCGGTTGGCGCGTGGTGGCGTTGACGGGGGTGATCTACGGCGCCCTGTACGCCTACGAGCGTCTCACCTGGACCACCTCCGCCCAGCAGCGGCTGTTCAAGAGGCAGTACGTCTCGCACGCCACGCGCAAGCTCAGGCTCATAGTGGACCTCACCTCCGCCAACTGCTCGCATCAAGTCCAGCA GGAGCTATCGACGATGTTCGCGCGCCTGTGCCGGCTGGTGGACGAGGCGACCACCGAAATGGACGAGGAGCTGAAGGAGGTGAAGGAGGCCATCAAGATGTTAGAAGACGCCTCCACCTCCGCCAAGAAGCTGAGGAACAAGGCCAACTACCTGTCGCACGAGCTCGACCTGTTCGAAGACGCCTTCCTCAAACATTAA
- the LOC116767619 gene encoding B-cell CLL/lymphoma 7 protein family member A yields the protein MSRSVRAETRNRVKDDIKRVMQAVEKVRHWEKKWVTIGETTMKIYKWVPISTNEQKKKHAAKRENKENTLTPKKIHDSANSNFAIAEDSNTCFSTVSDSQGATEFTSTHMNFSEDSNSQSSGTTTPAKRLKTD from the exons atgtcGAGATCCGTACGTGCTGAGACCAGAAATAGAGTTAAAGATGATATCAAAAGGGTAATGCAAGCTGTTGAAAAAGTTCGCCATTG GGAAAAAAAATGGGTAACTATCGGTGAAACGActatgaaaatttacaaatggGTGCCAATATCTACGAATGAGCAAAAGAAGAAACACGCTGCTAAAcgagaaaataaagaaaacaccTTAACACCTAAAAAGATACACGATTCAGCGAATTCAAACTTTGCTATTGCCGAAGACTCCAATACGT GTTTTTCTACAGTTAGTGATTCTCAAGGTGCTACAGAGTTTACCTCAACGCATATGAACTTTTCTGAAGATTCCAACTCCCAAAGCAGTGGTACCACAACACCAGCCAAGAGATTAAAAACTGACTGA
- the LOC116767618 gene encoding cilia- and flagella-associated protein 251-like, with protein MNGTSSKLQSQSTVRSFGASESDLRRLYTLSLSQIRNRCERGENSNYKPSPFNIRWIHGYNPRVGVINLVKDDSPTLAFYAAGYCGVIYDWMENTMMILQGHKHTIICIDSDAKGDWLVTADSGPENVVIVWDRKDCFPQRTIFNPHGNVKLADVVISSDAKYLLTLGYHEKATINWWIWSIGSDVPHASLEVDIPKGGVVDMGFNPYKSEQFLLMTKHDIWLFVSCKIFVFERGLIKETDDYELKIKIPNKKINPDNGLLTAFTFVEETSQILVATSRGSVLVYGYTIEFTDNVDSSSFENLRFIKVLKVQTKRINVIQNIDGVVVTGNNAGEIHFYDNQVKLLYWIHGFTVDSVKQLSFNISRRSYQILDPKCRKVCQCWDDVQTEFDETTGQPCHKIMKKDVPLDATTGNKPFIIRDFIVCTNNEGVYFVDFLTEKLTTVLDNNVSQALSLSVNPEKTFVCIGYGNGVIELFNYVSHKLFVRVDLREHFKTTIPPKDDSLKDEQEVTKPEISVTCLKYSPSGLHLACGLDNGELIFLDPTTISIKSKTPHKDTSFAITQINYSCDSRTLALADSGRTVLVYKYDCSNFLWTFIGKHRAHYKDVASVFFLPKKNVNGEYKLLSLGMDRIMVEYDIGESSEEYLEVLSLDRVDQTAIPLFGIPWPNPPDIDPEIHRTDLPLILIANDEFKYKIVNYGTTMTLSTILGPRYESPVCRMQLVTITKDDRQMQYLLYATKNVVGLQKMPLDGNPWKHTALLGHPTHIIDMCFREDSGTLFTLGAKDNCVYQWAANYRSVETTTKLGGGYLDPYYCLMEGGRPGWLFQEIRDLFYYIQILCQGTFSPAMRRVKDFIPIDSLSDLMRALGYFPSEYEVENLIIEAKYKVFLKKPMTEIDFDDFVKLYINHRPALGDNFKRIKNAFRRFADADNSNLTISRDEFIRILCTNGESFSNQLLWYLLSILYGHSFEDRTAMMPDDFSFLPEEITLEELAMNVIGIQDLEVLSEQYSMKESFGSQQTGDTSTESAISSRLF; from the exons atgaaCGGAACATCTTCGAAGCTACAATCTCAGTCCACCGTCCGATCGTTCGGTGCTAGCGAGTCGGACTTAAGAAGGCTTTACACTCTGTCTCTATCCCAGATAAGGAATCGTTGCGAGCGTGGAGAAAATAGTAACTACAAACCTTCACCCTTC aatataCGTTGGATTCATGGCTACAATCCCAGAGTTGGGGTCATCAACCTTGTCAAGGATGACTCTCCTACCCTCGCTTTCTACGCGGCAGGGTATTGCGGCGTGATTTACGATTGGATGGAAAATACTATGATGATACTCCAGGGTCAT aaacatacaattatttgtatagacTCAGACGCGAAAGGGGATTGGCTTGTTACTGCCGATTCGGGACCAGAGAACGTGGTTATTGTGTGGGATAGAAAAGATTGTTTTCCTCAAAGGACTATTTTTAATCCTCACGGAAATGTAAAATTGGCTGACGTGGTCATCAGCTCGGATGCTAAGTACCTTCTAACCTTGGGTTATCATGAAAAGGCTACTATTAACTGGTGGATATGGTCGATTGGTTCAGATGTCCCTCACG CTTCATTAGAAGTAGACATCCCAAAAGGGGGAGTGGTGGATATGGGATTTAATCCTTACAAAAGTGAGCAGTTTCTTTTAATGACGAAACATGACATTTGGCTCTTTGTTTCATGT aaaatatttgtcttcGAGAGAGGACTTATAAAAGAAACCGATGATTacgaacttaaaattaaaatacccaacaagaaaattaatccCGATAACGGTTTGCTGACCGCTTTCACGTTCGTGGAAGAAACCTCTCAGATACTCGTGGCCACAAGCCGGGGATCCGTTCTCGTTTATGGATACACGATAGAATTCACGGACAACGTGGATTCATCTTCCTTTGAAAACTTAAGATTCATTAAGGTGCTTAAAGTACAGACGAAGAGAATTAACGTCATCCAAAACATAGATGG AGTTGTGGTGACGGGCAACAACGCGGGTGAGATTCACTTCTATGACAACCAGGTAAAATTGCTGTATTGGATCCACGGCTTCACTGTCGACTCTGTCAAACAATTGAGTTTCAACATATCCCGAAGAAGCTACCAGATACTAGACCCAAAAT GCAGAAAAGTTTGCCAATGCTGGGATGATGTCCAAACTGAATTCGATGAAACGACAGGCCAACCGtgtcataaaattatgaaaaaagatGTTCCATTAGATGCGACTACCGGAAACAAGCCGTTCATCATCAGAGATTTcattgttt GTACAAACAATGAGGGagtatattttgttgattttCTAACAGAGAAGCTGACCACAGTTTTAGATAATAATGTTTCACAAGCCTTATCCTTGTCTGTGAATCcggaaaa AACGTTTGTTTGCATCGGATATGGAAACGGTGTTATTGAGTTATTCAATTACGTTTCCCACAAATTGTTCGTAAGGGTCGATTTGAGAGagcattttaaaacaactatcCCGCCCAAGGACGACTCCCTCAAAGACGAACAAGAAGTCACTAAGCCAGAGATTTCAGTTACATGTTTGAAATATTCGCCATCAG GATTACACCTAGCCTGCGGTCTAGATAATGGCGAACTAATATTCCTAGACCCCACCACCATCAGCATTAAATCTAAAACCCCCCATAAAGACACCAGCTTCGCGATCACTCAGATTAACTACAGCTGTGATTCTCGGACTTTGGCCTTGGCT GACTCTGGCAGAACTGTactagtttataaatatgattgcTCAAACTTTTTATGGACATTCATTGGGAAGCACAGAGCACATTATAAGGACGTAGCTTCCGTTTTTTTCCTTCCAAAGAAAAACGTGAATGGGGAATACAAGTTGTTATCCCTTGGAATGGATCGAATCATGGTTGAGTACGATATTGGCGAAAGTTCTGAAGAGTACCTCGAGGTTTTGAGTTTAGACAGAGTGGATCAGACTGCCATACCTCTATTTGGTATCCCATGGCCAAATCCCCCGGATATTGATCCAGAAATACATCGGACCGATCTACCCCTGATTCTTATTGCTAATGATGAG ttcaaatacaaaattgttAACTATGGGACAACTATGACGTTATCTACTATACTGGGTCCAAGATACGAGAGCCCCGTGTGCCGTATGCAGTTAGTTACAATCACTAAGGACGATAGACAGATGCAATACCTTCTCTACGCTACCAAAAATGTGGTTGGCCTGCAGAAGATGCCGTTAGACGGCAATCCTTGGAAGCACACAGCTCTGCTGGGACATCCTACTCAc ATTATCGACATGTGCTTCCGAGAAGATAGCGGAACGTTGTTTACGCTCGGAGCAAAGGATAACTGTGTCTATCAATGGGCTGCTAATTACAG GTCAGTGGAGACGACCACGAAGCTAGGTGGCGGTTATCTGGACCCTTACTACTGCTTGATGGAAGGCGGTAGACCAGGCTGGCTGTTCCAAGAGATTCGTGatctattttactatatacagATTCTTTGTCAAGGAACCTTCTCACCTGCCATGCGACGCGTTAAGGATTTTATTCCAATTGATTCGCTGTCTGATCTGATGCGGGCTTTAGGATATTTCCCGTCAGAGTACGAG GtagaaaacttaataatagaAGCGAAATATAAGGTTTTTCTCAAAAAACCAATGACTGAGATTGATTTCGACGACTttgtcaaattatatataaatcatcgGCCAGCTCTTGGGGATAATTTCAAGAGAATTAAAAACGCTTTCCGTCGTTTTGCTGATGCTGATAACAGCAATCTTACCATAAGTCGCGACGAGTTTATCCgaatattatgtacaaatg GTGAAAGCTTCAGTAACCAGTTGTTGTGGTACCTCTTGTCAATATTATATGGACACAGTTTTGAAGATAGAACAGCCATGATGCCCGATGACTTTTCCTTTTTACCCGAG GAGATAACATTGGAAGAGCTAGCAATGAACGTAATAGGAATACAAGACCTGGAAGTTCTATCCGAGCAGTACTCCATGAAGGAATCCTTTGGATCTCAACAAACCGGAGACACTTCTACAGAGTCTGCAATTAGTAGCAGATTATTTTAA